Proteins encoded together in one Sylvia atricapilla isolate bSylAtr1 chromosome 2, bSylAtr1.pri, whole genome shotgun sequence window:
- the ACAT1 gene encoding acetyl-CoA acetyltransferase, mitochondrial → MAAAAGAMLSGRRPAAGLLRALKYTSRGYASQRTLNEVVIASAVRTPIGSFQGSLSSLPATKLGSIAIKGAIDRAGIPAEEVKEAYMGNVLQAGQGQAPARQAVLGAGLPIATPSTTVNKVCASGMKSIMMAAQSLMCGSQDVMVAGGMESMSNVPYTMSRGATPYGGVKLEDLIVKDGLTDVYNHIHMGNCAENTAKKFTISREEQDKYAIGSYTKSKTAWDSGVLKNEIVPVTITKKGKPDTEVNEDEEYKRVDFSKVPKLKAVFQKENGTVTAANASTLNDGAAALVLMTTEAAKRLKVKPLARIVAFADAAVDPIDFPIAPAYAVPKILSETGLKKEDIAMWEINEAFSVVVLANIKMLGIDPQKVNINGGAVSLGHPIGMSGARIVVHMAHALKPGQYGLAGICNGGGGASAILIQKL, encoded by the exons atggcggcggcagcgggggcGATGCTGAGCGGGCGGCGGCCGGCTGCGGGGCTGCTGCGG GCTCTGAAGTATACAAGCCGTGGCTATGCCTCACAGCGTACTTTAAAT GAGGTGGTGATAGCAAGTGCTGTAAGGACACCTATTGGATCTTTCCAAGGATCTCTTTCATCACTGCCAGCCACTAAACTTGGTTCCATTGCAATTAAGGGAGCAATTGACAGAGCAG GAATCCCTGCGGAAGAAGTGAAAGAGGCCTATATGGGCAATGTCCTGCAGGCTGGACAAGGACAAGCTCCAGCAAGACAAGCAGTCTTGGGTGCAG GTCTGCCAATTGCCACTCCTTCCACAACTGTCAATAAAGTCTGTGCTTCAGGAATGAAATCAATCATGATGGCAGCACAAAGCCTCATGTGTGGGAGTCAG GATGTCATGGTTGCTGGTGGAATGGAGAGCATGTCTAATGTTCCCTACACGATGAGCAGAGGGGCAACACCTTATGGAGGAGTAAAGCTGGAAGACCTAATAGTAAAAGATGGGCTGACAGATGTTTACAACCATATCCATATG GGCAACTGTGCTGAGAACACTGCAAAGAAGTTCACTATCTCCAGAGAGGAGCAAGACAAGTATGCCATAGGCTCTTACACCAAGAGCAAAACAGCCTGGGACTCAGGagttctgaaaaatgaaatagttcCTGTCACTATTACAAAAAAAG GGAAGCCAGATACAGAAGTGAACGAAGATGAAGAATACAAACGTGTTGATTTCAGTAAAGTTCCAAAGCTGAAAGCtgttttccaaaaagaaaacg gaaCAGTTACAGCTGCTAATGCCAGTACTCTAAATGATGGAGCAGCTGCTTTGGTGCTGATGACTACAGAGGCAGCCAAGAGACTGAAAGTTAAACCTTTGGCACGGATAGTAG cttttgcagATGCTGCTGTTGATCCTATTGACTTTCCAATTGCACCTGCATATGCTGTTCCCAAG ATTCTAAGTGAGACAGGCctgaaaaaagaagatattGCAATGTGGGAAATCAACGAAGCGTTCAGTGTTGTGGTGCTGGCCAATATTAAAATGCTGGGCATTGATCCACAGAAAGTAAATATTAATGGAGGTGCTGTCTCTCTTGGACATCCAATAGG